A region of Leifsonia xyli DNA encodes the following proteins:
- a CDS encoding NADPH:quinone dehydrogenase, translating to MSDFRAIVIEQQVDGGRITAHTAEVRRVTDAFLLPGDVTIAVEFSDLNYKDGLAIAGRPGVARTSPLIPGIDIVGTVEESADPRWRPGDRVVLNGSGIGESHHGGLAERARVGGDALVRIPDSITSEQAAAIGTAGFTAMLAVLALERHGVDPTEVSESGSSILVTGAAGGVGSVAVALLAKLGYPVTASTGRVEEASDYLTDLGATAVIDRSELDAPGKPLQSQRWAGAIDSVGSQTLATVLAQTRYGGTVAACGLAQGPDLPTTVLPFILRAVTLVGINSVEAPPALRETAWRRLATDLDEEALAAMTRFVTLAEAIPAADDILAGRLRGRTVVDVRA from the coding sequence ATGAGCGACTTCCGGGCGATCGTCATCGAGCAGCAGGTCGACGGGGGGCGGATCACCGCCCACACCGCGGAGGTCCGGCGGGTGACCGACGCCTTTCTCCTGCCCGGCGACGTGACCATCGCCGTGGAGTTCTCCGACCTCAACTACAAGGACGGCCTGGCGATCGCCGGGCGGCCCGGCGTCGCCCGTACGTCACCGCTGATCCCGGGGATCGACATCGTCGGCACCGTGGAGGAGTCGGCGGACCCGCGGTGGCGTCCCGGGGATCGGGTGGTGCTGAACGGCTCCGGCATCGGCGAGTCGCACCACGGCGGCCTCGCCGAGAGGGCGCGCGTCGGCGGCGACGCGCTCGTCCGCATCCCCGACTCGATCACCTCCGAGCAGGCGGCTGCCATCGGCACGGCGGGCTTCACGGCGATGCTGGCCGTGCTGGCGCTGGAGCGCCACGGCGTCGACCCGACGGAGGTCTCGGAGAGCGGCAGCAGCATCCTCGTCACCGGCGCGGCGGGCGGCGTCGGTTCGGTGGCGGTCGCCCTGCTGGCGAAACTGGGTTACCCGGTCACGGCATCCACGGGTCGCGTCGAGGAGGCGTCCGACTACCTGACCGACCTCGGCGCCACCGCGGTGATCGACCGCTCGGAGCTGGATGCGCCGGGCAAGCCGCTCCAGTCGCAGCGATGGGCCGGCGCGATCGACTCGGTCGGCAGCCAGACCCTCGCGACCGTGCTCGCGCAGACCCGCTACGGCGGGACCGTCGCCGCGTGCGGCCTGGCGCAGGGGCCGGACCTGCCGACGACGGTGCTGCCGTTCATCCTGCGCGCGGTGACGCTGGTGGGCATCAATTCGGTGGAGGCTCCGCCCGCGCTCCGCGAGACGGCGTGGCGCCGGCTGGCGACCGACCTCGATGAGGAGGCCCTCGCGGCGATGACCCGCTTCGTCACCCTCGCCGAGGCCATTCCGGCCGCGGACGACATCCTCGCCGGACGGCTGCGCGGACGGACCGTCGTCGACGTCCGCGCGTGA
- a CDS encoding phosphonomutase: protein MTDIQARGAELRRLHEAPELLQVVNVWDAISARVIADLPDTRALATASHSIAATLGYEDGEKIPLDLMLDMVGRIVNATDLPVSADLEGGYGDTGETIRRAIGVGVVGANLEDRMRPFDEAVASVRAAIAAADAEGVPFALNARTDVFVRNAFPTDDEKIEEAVRRGRAFLDEGATCVFVPGKLDERTVQRLIGGLGERRLSVIAVPGSLSPARLQELGVARVSYGPWTQRVALTALRNSALELYAGGALPEGTQPLN from the coding sequence ATGACCGACATCCAGGCCCGCGGCGCCGAGCTGCGCCGGCTCCACGAAGCACCCGAGCTCCTCCAGGTCGTCAACGTGTGGGACGCGATCAGCGCCCGCGTGATCGCCGACCTGCCGGACACGCGCGCCCTCGCGACCGCGAGCCACTCCATCGCCGCGACCCTCGGCTACGAGGACGGCGAGAAGATCCCCCTCGACCTGATGCTCGACATGGTGGGCCGCATCGTGAACGCGACCGACCTGCCGGTCAGCGCCGACCTCGAAGGCGGATACGGCGACACCGGCGAGACCATCCGCCGGGCGATCGGCGTCGGGGTGGTCGGCGCCAACCTCGAGGACCGGATGCGTCCCTTCGACGAGGCCGTCGCCTCCGTGCGGGCCGCCATCGCCGCCGCGGACGCCGAGGGCGTGCCCTTCGCTCTGAACGCGCGCACCGACGTCTTCGTCCGCAACGCCTTCCCCACCGACGACGAGAAGATCGAGGAGGCCGTGCGCCGGGGCCGCGCGTTCCTCGACGAGGGCGCCACCTGCGTGTTCGTTCCCGGCAAGCTCGACGAGCGGACCGTGCAGCGCCTGATCGGCGGCCTCGGCGAGCGCCGCCTCAGCGTCATCGCGGTCCCCGGTTCCCTGTCGCCGGCCCGGCTGCAGGAACTCGGTGTCGCGCGCGTCTCGTACGGTCCCTGGACACAGCGCGTCGCCCTCACGGCGCTCCGCAACTCGGCCCTGGAGCTGTACGCCGGCGGCGCCCTGCCGGAGGGCACGCAGCCGCTCAACTGA
- a CDS encoding dolichol-phosphate mannosyltransferase has translation MTERRVVRTLVIIPTYNERENIGSIVGRVRVSAPDADVLIVDDGSPDGTGELADALAATDGNVHVLHRRGKDGLGAAYRAGMTWALDAGYSAIVEMDADGSHQPEQLPRLLDALRGGSDEGPGAGDLPGADVVLGSRWVEGGGVVNWPARRRFISRGGSAYSRLALGLPVKDVTGGYRAFTADALRALQYERTDSQGYCFQIDMTRRAYDAGLSIVEVPITFVERERGASKMGGGIVVEAMARVTLWGLTGLPRRFRKRAAQRQLEPAARA, from the coding sequence CTGACAGAAAGGCGGGTCGTGCGAACCCTCGTCATCATCCCGACGTACAACGAGCGCGAGAACATCGGCTCGATCGTCGGGCGCGTACGCGTGTCGGCACCGGATGCCGATGTGCTGATCGTCGACGACGGGTCGCCGGACGGGACGGGTGAGCTGGCGGACGCGCTCGCCGCGACCGACGGCAACGTCCACGTGCTGCATCGCAGGGGTAAGGACGGACTCGGCGCCGCGTACCGCGCCGGCATGACCTGGGCGCTCGACGCCGGTTACTCGGCGATCGTCGAGATGGATGCGGACGGCTCGCACCAGCCGGAGCAGCTTCCTCGTCTCCTCGATGCTCTCCGCGGCGGCTCGGACGAGGGTCCCGGCGCGGGCGATCTGCCGGGCGCCGACGTCGTGCTCGGCTCGCGTTGGGTCGAGGGAGGCGGAGTCGTCAACTGGCCCGCGCGGAGGCGGTTCATCTCGCGCGGAGGCAGCGCGTACTCCCGTCTCGCCCTGGGGCTTCCCGTGAAGGATGTGACGGGCGGGTATCGCGCCTTCACCGCCGACGCGCTCCGGGCACTGCAGTACGAACGCACCGACAGCCAGGGCTACTGCTTCCAGATCGACATGACGCGCCGCGCGTACGACGCCGGACTCTCGATCGTGGAGGTGCCGATCACGTTCGTCGAGCGGGAGCGCGGAGCGTCCAAGATGGGCGGCGGGATCGTCGTGGAGGCGATGGCTCGTGTCACGCTGTGGGGCCTGACCGGCCTCCCGCGCCGCTTCCGCAAGCGCGCGGCGCAGCGCCAGCTCGAGCCTGCTGCCCGGGCGTAG
- a CDS encoding lysine transporter LysE, translating into MVPGPSLLAFALASLALIVIPGPSVLFVIGRSLALGRLGGLLSVLGNALGMLPLVVAVSLGIGAIVAQSLVLFTIIKFVGAAYLVYLGVQAIRHRRHTAVTHEATPPRTSRWRILSEGFVVGLTNPKSLVFFVAVLPQFVDYHAGAIPLQLFELGVVFLVLALIFDSVWALAAGTARQWFGRSPKRVERLGATGGVLMIGLGGVLAFTGVKH; encoded by the coding sequence ATGGTCCCCGGCCCCTCCCTGCTCGCGTTCGCGCTGGCGTCGCTCGCCCTCATCGTCATCCCGGGGCCGAGCGTGCTGTTCGTGATCGGGCGGTCGCTCGCGCTGGGCCGACTCGGTGGATTGCTGAGCGTGCTCGGGAATGCGCTGGGGATGCTGCCGCTGGTGGTCGCCGTCTCGCTCGGAATCGGAGCGATCGTGGCGCAGTCACTGGTGCTCTTCACGATCATCAAGTTCGTGGGTGCGGCCTACCTCGTGTACCTCGGGGTGCAGGCGATCCGGCATCGTCGCCACACGGCGGTCACGCACGAGGCGACCCCGCCGCGGACGTCCCGCTGGCGCATCCTGAGCGAAGGGTTCGTCGTCGGCCTCACGAACCCGAAGTCGCTGGTGTTCTTCGTCGCCGTGCTTCCGCAGTTCGTCGACTATCACGCAGGCGCGATCCCCCTGCAGCTGTTCGAGCTGGGCGTGGTCTTCCTCGTGCTGGCGCTGATCTTCGACAGCGTCTGGGCGCTGGCGGCCGGCACTGCGCGGCAGTGGTTCGGCCGGTCGCCCAAGCGGGTGGAGCGGCTGGGCGCGACGGGTGGCGTGCTGATGATCGGGCTCGGAGGGGTGCTCGCCTTCACCGGCGTCAAGCACTGA
- a CDS encoding 2-methylcitrate dehydratase yields the protein MKLHNVRVHSSEENLARHDQLAWKIAEVASDPVEVDADVTEMVINRVIDNAAVAAASLTRKPVVSARSQALAHPIPSRQLEELTDSVQHPQDGSTVFGEWPSTRVSPEWAAWANGVAVRELDFHDTFLAAEYSHPGDNIPPITAVAQHAARAYGLTGRDLIRGIATGYEIQIDLARAISLHRHKIDHVAHLGPSAAAGIGTLLGLPAETIFQAVGQALHTTTATRQSRKGEISSWKAHAPAFAGKMAVEAIDRALRGETSPTPIYEGEDGVIAWLLDGKDASYEVPLPGRGEAKRAILDSYTKEHSAEYQAQAWIDLARRLHRDHPEVADPSRVESIVIHTSHHTHYVIGSGANDPQKYDPTASRETLDHSIPYIFTVALQDGGWHHVDSYLPSRAARPDTVELWGKVTTTEDPEWTRRYHSTDPDEKAFGGRVVIRLADGRVIEDQIAVADAHPLGARPFARDDYVAKFRTLAAGVLEEPEIDRFLALAQRLPELNAAELGALTITARPGLLDAVPAPRGLF from the coding sequence GTGAAGCTCCACAACGTCCGTGTGCACAGCAGCGAGGAGAACCTGGCTCGCCACGACCAGCTCGCCTGGAAGATCGCCGAGGTGGCGAGCGACCCGGTGGAGGTGGACGCCGACGTCACCGAGATGGTGATCAACCGGGTGATCGACAATGCCGCGGTGGCGGCCGCGTCGCTGACCCGGAAGCCGGTCGTCTCCGCCCGGTCGCAAGCGCTGGCGCACCCCATTCCGTCGCGCCAGCTCGAGGAGTTGACGGACTCCGTGCAGCATCCGCAGGACGGCTCGACCGTCTTCGGCGAGTGGCCCTCCACGCGCGTCTCTCCCGAGTGGGCGGCGTGGGCCAACGGCGTCGCGGTGAGGGAGCTCGACTTCCACGACACGTTCCTGGCCGCCGAGTACTCGCACCCAGGAGACAACATCCCGCCGATCACCGCGGTCGCGCAGCACGCCGCGCGTGCGTACGGGCTCACCGGCCGCGATCTCATCCGGGGGATCGCCACCGGGTACGAGATCCAGATCGACCTTGCCCGCGCCATCAGCCTGCATCGACACAAGATCGACCACGTCGCGCACCTGGGACCCTCCGCCGCCGCCGGCATCGGCACCCTGCTCGGCCTGCCCGCCGAGACGATCTTCCAGGCCGTCGGCCAGGCGCTGCACACGACCACCGCCACCCGGCAGTCGCGCAAGGGCGAGATCTCGAGCTGGAAGGCGCACGCGCCGGCGTTCGCAGGCAAGATGGCCGTGGAGGCCATCGACCGCGCGCTCCGCGGCGAGACCAGCCCCACTCCGATCTACGAGGGCGAGGACGGAGTGATCGCTTGGCTGCTCGACGGCAAGGACGCCTCCTACGAGGTGCCGCTCCCCGGCCGCGGCGAGGCGAAGCGCGCGATCCTCGACTCGTATACCAAGGAGCATTCCGCCGAGTACCAGGCTCAGGCGTGGATCGACCTCGCGCGCAGACTGCACCGCGATCACCCCGAGGTCGCCGACCCGTCGCGTGTGGAGAGCATCGTCATCCACACCTCTCACCACACGCACTACGTGATCGGCTCGGGAGCGAACGATCCCCAGAAGTACGACCCCACCGCATCGCGCGAGACGCTGGATCACAGCATCCCGTACATCTTCACCGTGGCCCTGCAGGACGGCGGCTGGCACCACGTCGACTCCTACCTTCCCAGCCGCGCCGCGCGGCCCGACACGGTCGAGCTGTGGGGCAAGGTCACCACGACGGAGGACCCGGAGTGGACCCGTCGCTACCACTCGACCGATCCGGATGAGAAGGCGTTCGGGGGACGCGTCGTGATCCGGCTGGCCGACGGCCGCGTCATCGAGGACCAGATCGCCGTGGCGGACGCGCATCCGCTCGGGGCGCGCCCGTTCGCCCGCGACGACTACGTGGCGAAGTTCCGCACTCTCGCCGCCGGC